A single Drechmeria coniospora strain ARSEF 6962 chromosome 03, whole genome shotgun sequence DNA region contains:
- a CDS encoding protein translocation complex subunit SSS1, whose amino-acid sequence MADQVEGLIDIPREFLKDGVQFVNKCQKPDKKEFIKISQAIAIGFLIMGTVGYVVKLIHIPINNILVGAA is encoded by the exons ATGGCAGACCAGGTCGAGGGCCTCATCGACATCCCCCGGGAGTTCCTCAAGGATGGCGTCCAATTCGTCAACAAGTGCCAAAAGC CCGATAAGAAGGAGTTCATCAAGATCTCGCAGGCCATTGCCATCGGCTTCCTGATCATGGGCACCGTTGGCTACGTCGTCAAGCTGA TCCACATCCCCATCAAcaacatcctcgtcggcgctgcgTAA